In Aedes albopictus strain Foshan chromosome 3, AalbF5, whole genome shotgun sequence, the genomic window CCGTCTTTAATAATCTAGGATAAAGCTTTGCCGCTTCAAAACACtcatccagacatttcttcatagCAGATCGTTACATCCCGGGAGCCTTAGCAATGGCTAATTTTAAAGCCAGGTTCAGAATTTTATCTGGGCCTGGGGCTTAACCTACGCTAAAGGATTTCGAAATCTCCACAAGTCCCGCCCGCTCCAGTTCCAGTGGTCCTACGGATGGGGGCTAACGACTCGGAGCGGGAAGAGCCGCTCGGTTCCAGCATCTCTCGCTGGAGAGTGCTCGATGAGAACCATGACAATTCGTGTCTTAGCCATCAAAACCTTATCTATGTCATTCCACAGGTTCCGGTTGACACTCAGACATAGGCCCTCATAGCAGGCCTTTATGCTTGCCCTAATATTGGTCTTGAGCGCAACTTTGGCGGTCGCAAACGCAACTCGTCTTTCATTCCGCTTCTTGCCAGTACGTGCTTGTTGCATCCGTCGGCTTGACCATAGACAGGCGTGCCACAGGCTCGCAATAGCTTGAGTTCAACAGTATGCCGATGATCTCCCATTCCTAGAATGGACATTCCTAGGCATAGTGGCATTGCATACACCGCTACCACCGCTACTACCCGCTAATCGCTTAGATGTCTTCCATCTGGAAATTTGACCAAGTCGCCCTTCTTTCGCTCGCTGACGCTggctgttgttgttgtagttAGCTGAAACTGCAGCAAACCGCCAGGTGATTACTTTGAGTGTCGGCATCGTCTaacctccagttcgaactactttttAATCCAGGACTACAGAACGTGTCATCGATGATCGGCAACGTTCCAGTCAGGGTACGCAGAAACGGACCACACTAAATAACAAATGCTTTGTCCTAAGCgttcaagtaacattttgatgaccaattagtcttgtagaggttttgaaagctGTCACAAAACCTTTGTTCGGCAACGCACACAAGAACTATAAGGCAAAGCACTGGACTGTTTTTGGCACGGCAGATAGAGAACTGGGGTTTAGGATTGGAAGGAAATAATCGCTTTATCACTTGTTCACAACACTACTTTATTCTCTACTGCTACTATTTACATTTGGATTagtttcacttcgcgttgttaaAGCCATGCGAACGCTTGTAACATAATCACTTTGGAATTCTCTCGTTGCTGCGAACGGGTCGCATTATATACCAAAAAAAATAATGTTCCAGTATCACGTGGAAAGTTCTACGCGCGAGTAGAACCCACGCGACAGGTGTGGAACAAATCAACATCAGCACGCTACCTGCAGGGTGACGacgacgagagtcgatgatgatgatgacagctACGGCGGTGACGTTTGCTGCTCCTCTCActgcactcactctctcgctgctggtcgctgctGTCCCGTCGGTTCGGGTGAATGCGCGTGCTTCGTAACGATCATcgatgacggttccgatgcgatggttggtgttgGTTGCGCATCTCAGCATGCTGCTGCCCACGTTGGGAGCGCATCTTCGCGAACAACCTTATACCTttcattttagttttatgatggttctaagaactccAGTCGCAAAATTATACTTGGACGGTGTACCTATGTTgacaacaaaggcgctccgcaacaaacgcatacagtgccggatttaggcctcggggggcccggggcaaacactaaaaagtgggcccccagaaacaaaatttcgaaaaaatgaaccatacaattaagttttttttcttatgcgaggtatgcacttcaaacggaatcgctcaagtaattttcgttcagtgcattatttttccgtgaccggaatggtcaagaaatttaacacagaaagccccatttgatttgactatTCGTTTCTGCTCCGTACTAGGattcggaataaagcgacgctttctcattTAATGAGCGATTGCTTGCctaaattttccacgcatcgagataggccaagaaatttttgttttaggcctaatattgaaaacttttaatttctgaacttctccaaaattccgACAATTAGAAGATTATTCGAACATTTTATAGGATTTTGGCTCAAATatcaaaatgctagcgtaaatgacatcttgttcagatagtacatatattcTAAATTTTGTCCGAATTGATAACATTTatgcaagtttaagaacttagcgttcagttaaaaatctactaaaacatggAGCAACTTTTTTTGAGATTGCACGAGATCACCGAGTATTTCAAGATTCAGATTATACAAAtattagtctcttgggagcaactgtagcaataaatcttaatatcttcagtaaaacccaacataaagatatggaaagcTACTGTTTCGaggacactcggttttcaaaactagctTTAACTCCtaaacatctccagaattcatcatcttcttTTTCCCAtgaattgaacgcgtcacccttagtatggtcatgctgaatatccacgcgtTAGCAGCTGTGGCTGTAGGGGCCCTGTTTAAAATATTAACGCCCATTGACGTGAATTTCATATGATTTCGTTGAAAAAAAATTGTGTTTCGGATTCTTGGGaggcccccttcatcggggggcccggggcacttgcctcctttgccccccccccttaaatccggacCTGAacgcatacactgaaataaattttgttgttgttttcaccgaatccatggtaaaattaaaaactgtaccaacaattttcaaccgaatgcaaaattctgttaattgtactgaaacattgtcaatattaccatgcgtgaagtaccattgactaaaaacattcttaatgttactattttgacattgtatttttgaccatgtttatctaagacgcgcaacattcaagtctacatggtcgaaattacaatgcccaaatagtagaaccaagaatgttttagtcaacagtaatacacgcatggtaatattgacaatgtttcagtacaattaacagaattttgcattcggttgaaaattgctggtacagttcttaattctaccatggattcggtggaaacgacaacaaaatttatttcagtgtatcatGCGACGATGGCAATAAAAAAACATCAATTACCGTGCGTGTGGTGATATTCCGggtgttcgcgaacatacgctcgCAACGACGTCAGCAGCAAGCTGGGATACGCAACCAAAACCAATCATCGCATCGAAACCGTCATCGACTATTATCACAATGCCCGCGCACTCACCCGAGCCAACGGAACACCagcagcagcgagagagtgagtgcggtGAGATCCAACCGTGAGTGCATCAGCGAATGCCGCCGCCGTAgctaccgtcatcatcatcatcatcgactctcgtcgCCCTGCAGCCAGCGTGGTGATGATGGGTCGTTCCACACGCGTCGCGTGGTTtctactagaaatcctctacatagagatgagcggaagttacatacatcgattcggcaacgctgtttgttttgtttacaacagctgccaacacttgctacaaagctagatgttcaaactttgtgcgtgacttcgttgtggttcaagttgttttgtttacattttctaattatggtagaattttttttcaaaattttgttgatgtagcggagcaatcgaagaaatctgaaatttattgcaaaagtgttatactaatcatatcggcagaagtgaagcaagaagcagcaatgaaaattttttcgacaagtgcagcaagaaaattgtcgtcataagcatgagctttttaAGGCAGAAATAataattttttatctttttactaaacatacatatgccgccaatatctcgatattaaaaataaataattttaatttattaagttccgattgcaataccgttcaaacgacgccttcctacgaacgataagcatgttcatttggctcacactttgacagttctctctgcacgattggctcacaatggccgcctccgcagatctctataatgtaggattactagtttctacgcgcgcgtagaaattTCCacgtatttccaaaaaaataaaattttgatataTAAACGCGACCCGTTCGCAGTAGCAAATTTGAAATGTAGTGAACAGTAGCAAGTAGAGAAAATAAAGTAGTGAAGTTAAggtgaaaaaagtgaattttctCTCGCGGTCCGAAATCCCCCGTTTTCTCTTCTTCCGTGCCAACAGTCCAGTGTTTCATGCCTAAACTTTCCTGTGTtcattcataagcatttggatgaAATAAGACTCTTGCATACCTCAAAGTCGAGTTTTCGTTGTAAACTAATACGAAAATCATTATGTGAACACtgcgagacaaatattcctaccgtttttgttgcgaACAAACTCGAGGGTGATCTTTGTCATTatatgctaacgaaaaaacaaagcgttgttaccGCACCTTCTTTCTTTGAACACATTATCACGCCCAGATCtgtaaacgaaaacattttgtactttttctacgcaaaattcagcatatttgtggtTCCATGTCCAACATTGAAATCAATACATCAcaacaaaccatagttacagcatctcaaagttggccattttgtatgaaaatcggcgtttgtccgatcaagaACGCATCACAGTGTACGATCTGTAATATGAAGTCATGTACAAAAATCCTGAGTTTTGGAGAGGAAAATGCTCAGAAGAACAATTGCCAGTGACAGCATATCAATGTCGCCATTGTCCACAACGGTTATTCTAAATCTATTGTTCTTTTACAGGTGATATTTTCACGCATTGCTATGTGCGCTCCAGGTATGCTAATTCTGCCAGTCATTATGGAAAAGTTGGAAACGTACAAGTCCTTCAAGAGACTTTCATTCCTACACGCGCCGTTCCAAGTGATGGTGGTTGGATGCTTGTAAGTAGCGATAATACAAAATGAATGTTCGCAACATGTTTTATTGTTTACTCTTCATTTCAGCCTAACTGTGATGGTGCCAACGGCATGTGCACTATTCCCACAAACTGCATCTCTGAACACCAACGTCATGCGAATAATGGAGCCGGAGTTCTACGAACAAATGAAGAAAAGCGGCAACGTTCCGGAAAAGGTATACTTCAACAAGGGATTGTAATCGACGCGATACCCAAAGATATTTGTAGTATTTATGTACTAGCACATATGGGGTGCAAAATTAAGAAATACATGCTTAACAATTTAATGATGCTAAACCTGTGTTTGATAAAAGTTGCGAGAAAAGCCTATAACTTAGTTTCATGCCAATGTAaacgttaaggtacaccggggcaggttgaaacgggtggggcaagttgaaacagcagCGGGTTAACATAAAGTTATCCAATTATGgtaacagcttgaatgccataacacatagtttttgattcaaacaatcttttggcgaaagaaaaaaatccaaattgtattgaaatctatttcaaaacttcgtgtttcatcttgccccacccgtttcaacttgccccgttgTACCTTAATTTTGTCGGCAATTTTCCACTAGGTTCGCTCACCGTTCTACCACATTACGTTCTAACAGTCCGAAAACTGTTCTATTTTGGACACATTTCTGCTGTGTATTTTGGGCCCTTTTCTGCTTACTTACCTTtagcggtcagactaaggcctgagtgctgAGACCTCTGCTAtatataggagtcgtctccattctgctcggtccatggctgcatGTCTCAAGTTCCGAACTCTGCGAAACACTTTAGTCAGGTTGTTATCAGAAATCTTGAAAACGTGACCCGCccgccgtagcctcccgattttcgaggtgtggacgatggttggttctgtcagcagctgatgcagttcgtggttcattcgccttctccaagtcccgtcttccaactGAACaacgccgtagatggtatgcagtacgcaacaccttctatttgaaaactccaagggcacgtccatgcttcgtgcctatagaggactaggctgccgtaattctgcaaactgacgtaagcgccattcaaaatgtcgatattttctggtatattatatataatatctggtgtaaaaataactctGCGGTATgcttgctgtattagaatgcaagatctagtcgtaatctatcatctatggaaagaaacttagaggatgagcaagagttttatgcgtaataaccaaaaaatgggccaaaactatcaatgtcgcttacgtcactttgcagaattacggcagaaggGGTCTAATCAACGTATTGTAGATAGTTGATTTCGTGTGACGGCgacctttgttcgatcgtagagttctgcggagtccaatgtaagctcgatttcctgccaaaatgctcctctgaatttctctgctggcggcgttgtcggcggtcaccagtgagccggaGTGGATACGAGGGAAAAAAAATTCTTCActcagagcgggaatcgaaccttcaccccatggcatggtacggttatacgcttggccacgaggctccacatcATCGATGACAAGCTGAACTTCGGTAGTCACGAGGAATACGCATGCAAAAGGCCAAGTATGACGACCATGGCGTTGCCACAGATGATGTCGAACAGCTCggcaattctttttttacaccaccaaacctaacctcaaaatgattcACCATTCTCAggtcacacacatgcacgaagaaGACAAAAAATATCTATTACTTTACCGACCTTGTTGTCGTCTTTTTCATGCTTGTGTTACACTTGTCAACATGACCTGAGAATGGTCAGTCATTTTGagattaggttcgttggtgtaataaacaaTAGGCTCTTACAAGCGTAGATTGCTTGCGACAGGTTCGATGTCCAAAAGATTAATGATAAACAAGCTATGGAATTTCGGATCAGTAACCACTTTATAAAATCAATTATGCAAATCAAGttgagtttttgttttttgacAAACATCATTGATAGCCAATTGACTGACTCAGTTTACATAATAGACCCTAGAAAACATAAATATTGATGATCTTATTAGCTGTTGTATTAATATTGTATATCCAATCCCAACAAACATTCTTGTAAAACAGATGAATAGATCACGCCACAGAAAATTGCTGCTTACTGATCTGTTCATTCAGCCAGGGATGGCATTCctcactgaaaatgtgcacagtgcagatcattttcatattaaaaccgcgcacacttgcactcgcACTGAGGAACATGCCATCCCTCCATTCAGCTACATACTTCTGTTTCTAGGGATTATGCTAACACGTTACTACTCTCCAAAAAATACGATTATATCAAGAACGATATAACAACACGTTACTACTCTTTGTATCCTTTGCAATTCGAATCGCGAATCTTAGGGTTTGCCGAAGTTCCAAGCATTGCATCCTATTTTGGACATGTTTGCATAAAACTCCTTATGTTATAGACCTTTGCAGTACTTTTGAGCGCACTGGTTAAAAGTAACTGGTAAAGATCCATTAGGACATCAATTTCATTGACTTCTGTGTACTCTAGGATGCAATGTAGATTCAACAAAAGTTCACGCGATTATCAAATTACAATTAATTTGCAGAAAGAAAGAAATTAAGCTAAGATATCAATTCTACTAAAAAAAAAGTGTATTGTAGAGAAGATATCTGTATTCCTTTCTTTCTGATGTGTCGCCTTTCTCGAGTAGGATACAACTCGATAAAAGCAGACTTATTTAGCCAATTTTTCGCACTTCTTAAAATTTGCGACAACATCTgggaaaaactggaaaaattgaaaaattggtTTGGGTTTTTGTAGCGATAAAGATAAAAATGTTCACCATTGATACATTTTTCTTCTTTATCGATTGAGCGCAAACAACACGTTACTACTCCTATGTATAAAAATTCTACATCTTaaaatcgagatttgaaattgttgGCGTCTAACGTTTGTGTTCGAGTCCGTAGGGATTGCGTTTTTTGGTTATCATCCTTGATTTGACCCATGGCACCGAATTCATTCTTCAGATTTGGCAACCTCAAATTGGACGTTTTCTGGCCTAGTTTATCTTCCGTCGCCTCGGCAACATCGATGATCTTAACATTCTTGCGATACTTGTAGTACCAGAATTCGAACACCAACGTAATGCAAGCCATTCCAATGCCGACGAAGATCACAATGAAGACACCGCCAATGTTCTGGATCGAAATACCATCGGACTGATCGTCCGGTTTTTCACACTTGCTTTGAATGTCATCATTCTTCCACCATTGTTCCTTTAGTTTTTCAAGCTGTCGCTTGTTGAGCAACATGAGGATTCTATAACAGAAAAGCATAGTTAGCTATTGTTCTTCTTCGAATATCCGTGATCCCGGCTTACGCATTGTTGAACTGATCTTTTAACGGGGATCCTTGTTGAACGGCAATGGCGTACGGTTTGCGGGAGAACTCTTCCCCCACCATCTGCAGATCGCAGTTTGTGAGCACTTTGTATCGTATATCGGTTGCATCGCCAAGAAACGCGAATCCAGACGCCGACGTTGAGTTTCTTATACGTTCGACAGCTTCATCCAGACTGTTTGGCAGACCTGCTTCTTGCATTGCTTGCCACATTTTCGTATACTTATCACTGACGGGATAGTCCCAAACCGCCAGCTTCGAGCGTTCCACGGGTGTCAGTGAGTCATTAAGGGACATCTCTTTCCAAATTCTGAAAAGTTTGATTACTTTTAGATGGGTTTTTATCATCTTCTCTAAGAGCACATGATAGATATCAGCAAAGAATACCACACTCTGGCATTCTATTAGCTACGATCTGGAATTTCCTCTTTTCGCCTCCGCAGTGGAAGATGCCAGGAAAAAAGCATGAAaagcactagcgtgcgcagcttttatCTTTTTGATAAAGAGGCAAGTTCATTCTCTTCTATCGTTCTCTTTTTcgtatttgtttagaaaaatgAGTAAGAAAAAAAGGAAAAGCTAGCGTGCAAGCTGACGAAATGTCAAACAACCATCGCACCAACCCCGTTGGGAGCTGTTGTGGTTACTGAACATTATGATCTATTGCGgcacgggtggtaatgctgcagcacgaaacccgacagaatgtacagcgatacagacagaagcggaagtagCAGACCCGCGACATTCGGAAGAAACATACGCCGCCTGATTGAAAAAAGCGGAGTGCGAGATAACGAAATTATGTCCTTCTCAAAATACAAGTAAGTTCTTCCAGACGCTCAACGCAAAGGTGACAGAAAGGCggaagcaacacttcgacgagcacctgaatgtgTGCATGGTTGAAGACGTATGGCGTAGAAATGGCGTTGAATAAAGATATGACGAAGCTACGTCGCGTCGCCTCAAATTttcaaagcacaaatctgaagaagcaaATGACGGCTTGCACCGGAAAGTTAATCGATTGGTCATCACGAGCGGGAAGCCAATCGATTGACCTTTCAGCGCAAACCGGCCTCTGGTTCTGGTGTGTTttcatcatatcttcaccttaacgcAGGCTATCTATTTAAAGATGTTGCATCACATAAATCAATGAACCGTTAGCTAAACCCTGCCGAAACTTACTCATAAAAACGGGCTTCAATATCCGCCATCCGCTGGAAATAAGTCATGGCCGAGGATCCGTTTAGTGGTGCGTACAATATTTTGTACTGCTTCGAGAGATCGTCCAACGATTCCACGGGAGTGTCCAATCGCGATACGGTCAGGAAAGCAGCCAAATTAGCAGTGTACGATGCAATGATGATGAATCTTTAAATATTTTACAATGAAGTTTATGGCAAAATTGCGAAGTTTATTAGAATAGTTACCCAAACAACCACCACGTAGCTGCTACAAGCCGTCCGGACAAATTTTTCGGAGCTTCACCACCTCCTTGCGGCGTCAACGACGTCATACAAAACCACAAACATTCCTTGATGTTGAATTCTCGCTTTTCGTCATCGTTTTTGTACTTTTCACGATTGTTCTGGTAACTGTAAGGACTGTACCGATCGAAGATCCACATAAGGAAACTGGTGAAAAAATACGCAGCAAGAATGCAAAGCCACACGTTCGTCTCCAGCACGGTCAAAAATTTGAACAGCGAGCTCGGCGTACTTGGCAGCAACATCATAATGGAAATTCCAACCAAATCGTAGTACGGAACGGTGAAATCAATGACAGTTTCCCGCTCGGCCATCACAGACATCGATCCCAAACCGATGTCGGCCTGTTTGTCGATGAGTTTACGCACGATACCGTTCCATTCGCCTTTTTCGTTCATGTTACCAAACTTGCCGTCCTCGACTTCCTTGATTTCGTAATCGAATTTGACTATTTTTGCGATTTCATCCAACAAGTCGATACAGTACCCTTTGAAACCTTTGGGAGCCGTAGGATCTCGGATTATGAATGGTTCTTGCTAGAAAACGGAATAAAGTTTGTAAAAAGCTCGCGTACTGGAAGGCAattgttttgtcaaaaaaaagTTTGTTGACGATTTTGCGTTTTGGAACTTATTTGTTTCAAATCAGTTGTTATTTTAACTAGGTATCTTTATGGTATCTTTAAAATTATTTCCCTTACCACAACAGTATACACACGATATACAATGTCCGCCGTCAAATTCTTCATGTCGTCCTCACTAGTCACATATAACAGGTTGTCCAAACTGGCCTCCCATTTGCCTAGGTTCTTTGTGCTAACGGAAGCTCCACCCCGAATAGTGACAGCACTGATGtccatatcaaacttcatgaagctGTGCCCATTGAATGGTGTTTTACCTTTCGGAAACTCAAACGGCCCATAGGTCGTCGGCTCGGTGACCTCTATAAAGGCCGATTTCAAATCTATAGTATGATTTGGCGAATTGGTTCCGTCGTACTCGTCGCACGTAAGATATTTCATATTCGGAGGCCAAGCGCCAACTTGCAGGATGTTCCTACGAAACAATAAATCTCAAATCGTTTGGTCACAGATTTTCGAAGATTTGTtgttaaaaatattattaaattttTAAAGGGAATTTAAGAGTTTACATACTTGATGGCAAGAAAAGTACGAAGCGCCAAATCGAAGTAAAATACAGTAGTAATTTGCGGTTCCTGTTTCATGTTATAGGTCGTCCTGATAACTCCCAGTCGATCTTTGCTTTTACTGTCCGAGACAGGCCTAAGTAACATGATCGTTGCGTTATCAATATTGCTGGACAACTCTCCTTGGTACTGGGTTATGGCATGCCACGCAAAGTTCCTTTCGAAAAATTCCCTTTTGGCAGATTCTTAAAATTAAACATTTCGTCATTTCCATtcttatttcagaattttttttattatcttaccGAGAACTTTTTTAATCGAAGCGAATGATCCCAATATGAAAAAGTTGTTGATGTCCAAATTACGAAGCTTCTCGATCTGCTCCGCTCTGTCCCGATCGTTTCCAATCGCTGTGATCACATGCCGAGTAGGAAAATTCTGAAGCAACGCCTTGTACTTGTGATCCATAACGAAAGACTCGTCGTATAGTATGGCAGCATTCGTGATATTCATGTAGGTGACGATGGCTCGAATAACTTCCGGAATGATATCCGTCGGAGGCATAACCTATACGGACAACACATTTGAACACTTGCAATTAGTAGAAAACTGAGTGTACAACAAACCTGCAACAAATAGTTGCTCTTCACGGTGGACAGTGATCGCCATTGTCTCAAGTCCCCTTCCTGACCAGTGGATGCAGAAACCGTGGGAATTCCCAGGGCAGCACTAATGGATTTCACCGTTTCCGAAGATACACCCGTCAGAGTTGTATCGAATATGACATGGGGCGGTCGGTTGGAGCTAAGCGCTTCGGAATACTTCGAGCACACTACATCAACAAATAGATGTGAAACCAAACATCATAGAAATACTTGTTCAGGCATTAATACTTACACGATTCCAATAGACCTTTACTGTCAGTGCGATTTCCTTCGACCGATAGAAGCTCAACGGACAGTCCGAGACTTGGGTTCTTTCTTATGTAGTTCAATGCGACATCAACTGCCACTTGGGCCAAATCATTACCAACTTCATTTACAAATACTGGAATTCATATAAAAGTAAATATTTAGTAAAAACGTGCTGAAATTAATCGGAGCATCCCCTAATAAGGTAATATCAATTTCCCTATTTGACAGCTTTTATACGTAACGAATTCTCCTGGAATGCTTCGTCATTTAAGGAAGTTTCTTTAACGCAATTAACTGCTGACTATGCATGGTAGaccggtaaattcttctcggatataaccaacctccgcacataccgcagtgcgaatatagattcggatcactacttagtcgctgtatgcatgcgctcaaaactctcgacagttatcaccacgcgtcgaagtcgaacgccgcggctcaacatcgagcaacttcgtaacgtagaagtggctcaagactacgcgcagcagttagaagtggccctaccaacggaagagcagcttggcgcagctacacttgaagatggctggagggacatccgatccgccataggtagtacctcggctacagcactaggcttcgcgacttcgaatcac contains:
- the LOC109411951 gene encoding ionotropic receptor 25a, which translates into the protein MFRLPKFICFSFCGIHWYTFSVVLFYLTTLNSPVRAQTTQNINVLFVNEVGNDLAQVAVDVALNYIRKNPSLGLSVELLSVEGNRTDSKGLLESLCSKYSEALSSNRPPHVIFDTTLTGVSSETVKSISAALGIPTVSASTGQEGDLRQWRSLSTVKSNYLLQVMPPTDIIPEVIRAIVTYMNITNAAILYDESFVMDHKYKALLQNFPTRHVITAIGNDRDRAEQIEKLRNLDINNFFILGSFASIKKVLESAKREFFERNFAWHAITQYQGELSSNIDNATIMLLRPVSDSKSKDRLGVIRTTYNMKQEPQITTVFYFDLALRTFLAIKNILQVGAWPPNMKYLTCDEYDGTNSPNHTIDLKSAFIEVTEPTTYGPFEFPKGKTPFNGHSFMKFDMDISAVTIRGGASVSTKNLGKWEASLDNLLYVTSEDDMKNLTADIVYRVYTVVQEPFIIRDPTAPKGFKGYCIDLLDEIAKIVKFDYEIKEVEDGKFGNMNEKGEWNGIVRKLIDKQADIGLGSMSVMAERETVIDFTVPYYDLVGISIMMLLPSTPSSLFKFLTVLETNVWLCILAAYFFTSFLMWIFDRYSPYSYQNNREKYKNDDEKREFNIKECLWFCMTSLTPQGGGEAPKNLSGRLVAATWWLFGFIIIASYTANLAAFLTVSRLDTPVESLDDLSKQYKILYAPLNGSSAMTYFQRMADIEARFYEIWKEMSLNDSLTPVERSKLAVWDYPVSDKYTKMWQAMQEAGLPNSLDEAVERIRNSTSASGFAFLGDATDIRYKVLTNCDLQMVGEEFSRKPYAIAVQQGSPLKDQFNNAILMLLNKRQLEKLKEQWWKNDDIQSKCEKPDDQSDGISIQNIGGVFIVIFVGIGMACITLVFEFWYYKYRKNVKIIDVAEATEDKLGQKTSNLRLPNLKNEFGAMGQIKDDNQKTQSLRTRTQTLDANNFKSRF